A region from the Drosophila ananassae strain 14024-0371.13 chromosome 2L, ASM1763931v2, whole genome shotgun sequence genome encodes:
- the LOC6500540 gene encoding protoporphyrinogen oxidase, protein MTTAVLGGGLSGLSAGYYLLRRFGKPLTIYEAAPRVGGWVRSEFRKDRGFIFESGPRTIRPVGVPGANTLELVEELQLDIKPITRSHVAARNRMLYAKGQLCMLPNSPKGLFGVMPPFTKPLYKALLRDLVTQSTPAKLEDESIYSFAERRFGKEIADYAISPMICGICAGDAREISVRFLMEGLFEKEQKYGGVLKGSLIARFKGKVDEGKEGLFAQGQPKLYSQAVQEKWAMYGLTGGLEILPRTMRKYLGERDVNVQLSNECKNLTFGNSGVRMTVKDADVPVDHIVCSLPAHKLAPLVKVQHPSLSAQLLDIPYVDVVVVNMQFQGQLLKQDGFGLLVPPVEKLPILGVIFDSCCFDMGGNTVLTVMMGGHWFDKWFGDRPSQKQILDLATHHVQEILGIRDDPKFSRVHTLHKCIPQYTVGHKRRVDNIRKYLKTYKLPLSLCGAAYDGVGINDVILSARRQVEALQLA, encoded by the coding sequence ATGACGACGGCTGTGCTGGGCGGCGGACTAAGCGGCCTCTCCGCCGGCTACTACCTATTGCGGCGGTTTGGAAAGCCGCTAACCATCTACGAAGCGGCTCCTCGAGTCGGAGGATGGGTGAGGTCAGAATTCCGTAAGGATCGGGGTTTTATCTTCGAGAGCGGACCGCGTACAATTCGACCGGTTGGTGTTCCGGGGGCCAATACGTTAGAGCTGGTCGAGGAGCTGCAGTTGGACATCAAGCCCATTACCCGCAGTCATGTGGCAGCCCGGAACCGAATGCTGTACGCCAAAGGTCAGCTCTGCATGTTGCCCAACAGTCCAAAAGGTCTCTTCGGAGTCATGCCGCCCTTCACAAAGCCATTATACAAAGCGCTTCTACGGGACCTAGTTACCCAAAGCACGCCGGCCAAGTTGGAGGACGAATCCATATACAGCTTTGCGGAACGACGTTTTGGAAAAGAGATTGCCGACTACGCCATCAGTCCAATGATCTGTGGAATCTGCGCCGGCGATGCTCGCGAGATCAGCGTACGGTTTCTGATGGAAGGACTTTTCGAGAAGGAGCAAAAATATGGTGGTGTGTTGAAGGGATCGCTTATTGCGCGGTTTAAGGGTAAGGTAGATGAAGGAAAGGAAGGCCTATTTGCCCAGGGTCAGCCTAAGCTTTACTCCCAGGCGGTGCAAGAAAAATGGGCCATGTATGGACTGACTGGAGGCTTGGAGATACTGCCCCGCACAATGAGGAAGTACCTTGGCGAGAGGGATGTCAACGTACAACTGAGTAACGAGTGCAAGAATTTGACCTTTGGAAACTCTGGTGTTCGAATGACAGTCAAGGATGCCGATGTTCCTGTGGACCACATCGTCTGTTCCTTACCCGCCCACAAATTGGCGCCCTTGGTTAAGGTTCAACACCCTTCACTTTCCGCGCAACTTCTGGATATTCCCTATGTGGATGTCGTTGTAGTAAACATGCAGTTCCAAGGACAGCTCCTCAAACAAGATGGCTTCGGGTTGCTGGTTCCCCCAGTAGAGAAACTACCCATCTTAGGAGTCATTTTCGACAGCTGCTGCTTCGACATGGGAGGTAACACAGTGCTAACGGTCATGATGGGCGGCCACTGGTTTGATAAGTGGTTTGGTGATCGTCCCAGTCAGAAGCAAATTCTGGACCTGGCCACTCACCATGTGCAGGAAATTCTTGGAATTCGCGACGATCCCAAGTTCAGTCGTGTGCACACCCTCCACAAGTGCATACCACAGTATACGGTTGGCCACAAGCGCCGTGTGGACAACATCAGAAAGTACCTAAAGACTTACAAACTGCCACTTTCCCTTTGCGGTGCCGCCTACGATGGAGTAGGAATCAACGATGTCATTCTGTCTGCCCGGCGTCAGGTGGAAGCACTGCAACTAGCCTAG
- the LOC6500006 gene encoding bolA-like protein DDB_G0274169, with product MLNSTLRRFAGVSLRNLNQLTPTITSIGHIYPRATMSQDAAQYPPIESAMRKALNSQLKPVYLEVINESPQHNVPKYSESHFRVFVVSEKFNDLTLIKRHRLVNDTIKNALKEAGFEFMHALSIEAKTPKQWEPEQEPEKSPPCMGGHGK from the exons ATGTTAAATTCAACTCTACGCCGCTTTGCTGGAGTTTCCTTGCGAAACCTGAATCAACTGACACCCACAATCACTAGCATAGGACACATCTACCCCAGAGCAACCATGTCTCAGGATGCAGCACAGTATCCTCCCATTGAGTCGGCGATGCGAAAGGCGCTCAACTCTCAGCTGAAGCCGGTGTACCTGGAGGTCATAAACGAATCGCCCCAACACAATGTTCCCAAGTACTCGGAATCCCACTTTCGGGTGTTTGTGGTCTCAGAAAAGTTCAACGATCTGACGCTGATAAAG CGCCATCGGCTGGTGAATGACACGATTAAAAATGCTTTGAAAGAGGCTGGATTTGAATTTATGCATGCACTTTCCATTGAGGCTAAGACACCAAAACAGTGGGAGCCCGAACAGGAGCCAGAGAAGAGTCCGCCTTGTATGGGAGGCCATGGAAAGTAA